One part of the Verrucomicrobiota bacterium genome encodes these proteins:
- the fdhD gene encoding formate dehydrogenase accessory sulfurtransferase FdhD: MRRPGEAKARVTRMKSGGAPERRADSLAVEEPLEIRVDTRPVSVTMRTPGHDDELAAGFLLTEGLLSRRSDLARIEPYGRNESGNVLNVFLAPDVSVDFAQLTRHVFASSSCGLCGKATIEAVRQRFKPVRSRVKVRLGTVLGLPATMRAQQDTFAKTGGLHAAAVFDAEGNLVVLREDVGRHNAVDKALGSGFLNGLLPFDRHVLMVSGRASFEILQKALAARVPIIAAVSAPSSLAVEFARANGQTLVGFVRGETLNCYTHAARIG; the protein is encoded by the coding sequence ATGAGACGGCCCGGCGAAGCCAAGGCGCGCGTGACGCGCATGAAGTCCGGCGGCGCGCCGGAGCGCCGCGCCGATTCGCTGGCGGTCGAGGAGCCGCTGGAAATCCGCGTGGACACGCGGCCGGTGAGCGTGACGATGCGCACGCCGGGCCACGATGACGAACTGGCCGCGGGCTTCCTCCTCACCGAGGGGCTGCTGTCGAGGCGCTCCGACCTCGCGCGCATCGAACCGTATGGCCGGAACGAATCGGGCAACGTGCTCAACGTGTTCCTCGCGCCGGACGTGTCCGTGGACTTCGCGCAACTCACGCGGCACGTGTTCGCGTCGAGCAGTTGCGGCTTGTGCGGCAAGGCGACCATCGAGGCGGTGCGGCAGCGCTTCAAGCCGGTGCGGTCGCGCGTGAAGGTGCGGCTCGGCACGGTGCTCGGGCTGCCCGCGACGATGCGCGCGCAGCAAGACACCTTCGCGAAGACCGGCGGGTTGCACGCGGCGGCCGTGTTCGACGCGGAAGGGAATCTCGTCGTGTTGCGCGAGGACGTGGGGCGTCACAACGCGGTGGACAAGGCGCTCGGGTCCGGCTTCCTCAACGGCCTGCTGCCATTCGACCGCCACGTGCTGATGGTGAGCGGGCGCGCGTCGTTCGAGATTTTGCAGAAGGCGCTGGCGGCGCGCGTGCCGATCATCGCGGCGGTTTCCGCGCCGTCGAGCCTTGCGGTGGAGTTCGCGCGCGCAAACGGGCAGACGCTGGTGGGTTTCGTGCGCGGAGAGACGCTCAACTGCTACACGCACGCGGCGCGGATCGGGTGA
- a CDS encoding DUF2752 domain-containing protein, with protein sequence MNADPVPPVIRAPGFGSRAPRFAALVVALALAFAVTMLFFYDPAKHSLYPQCTLKKLTGLDCPGCGGLRATHQLLHGNIRAAFALNPLLFLVAPVIAWWLAAEAARHRGRNWRGPFDRTAGVLVFVGAVLVFGLLRNVWPLLP encoded by the coding sequence GTGAACGCCGATCCTGTCCCGCCCGTCATTCGTGCGCCGGGCTTCGGAAGCCGCGCGCCGCGCTTCGCCGCGCTCGTGGTGGCGCTCGCGCTCGCGTTCGCCGTGACGATGCTGTTCTTCTACGATCCCGCGAAGCACAGCCTGTATCCGCAATGCACGCTGAAGAAACTCACGGGGCTCGATTGTCCCGGCTGCGGCGGCTTGCGGGCGACGCACCAGCTCCTGCACGGGAACATCCGCGCGGCGTTCGCGCTGAACCCGCTGCTCTTCCTCGTCGCGCCGGTGATCGCATGGTGGCTCGCGGCGGAGGCGGCGCGGCACCGCGGGCGGAATTGGCGCGGCCCGTTCGACCGCACTGCGGGCGTGCTGGTGTTCGTCGGCGCGGTGCTCGTCTTCGGCTTGCTGCGAAATGTCTGGCCACTTTTACCTTGA
- a CDS encoding DUF4339 domain-containing protein encodes MFSIIGADGQEYGPVAPEVLAQWIAEGRANALTRVRAAGADAWKPLGDVPEFAAPLEARYGAKPAAAQPPHLPQPAPTPDQPSPRPSPQPQLAVAPGARAAAIEQLRAPAVFMMIVAACGLALELLGIVNVSVFNLMPFEHPPWFGRGAALGMLIQIPFLVVNIALYGLSVFAAANMLQLRRWGWCLTGAIALVVPCTGCCCCLGVLSGLWGMIVLTRPGVRAAFAP; translated from the coding sequence ATGTTCAGCATTATCGGAGCCGACGGACAGGAATACGGGCCTGTCGCGCCGGAGGTTCTCGCTCAGTGGATCGCCGAGGGGCGCGCGAATGCGCTCACGCGCGTGCGCGCCGCCGGCGCGGACGCGTGGAAGCCGCTCGGCGACGTCCCGGAGTTTGCCGCCCCGCTTGAGGCCCGATACGGCGCGAAACCCGCCGCGGCGCAACCACCGCACCTTCCACAGCCCGCCCCAACTCCCGACCAGCCTTCGCCACGGCCTTCTCCACAGCCTCAATTGGCCGTTGCTCCCGGCGCGCGCGCCGCGGCGATCGAGCAACTGCGGGCGCCGGCAGTCTTCATGATGATCGTCGCCGCGTGCGGGCTCGCGCTGGAGCTTTTGGGGATCGTGAACGTTTCGGTGTTCAACCTGATGCCGTTCGAGCACCCGCCGTGGTTCGGCCGCGGCGCGGCGTTGGGGATGCTGATTCAGATTCCGTTCCTGGTGGTGAACATCGCGCTGTATGGACTCTCGGTCTTCGCGGCGGCCAACATGCTGCAGCTCCGGCGGTGGGGTTGGTGCCTCACGGGCGCGATCGCGCTGGTGGTGCCGTGCACCGGTTGCTGCTGCTGCCTCGGCGTGCTCAGCGGCCTGTGGGGGATGATCGTCTTGACACGCCCCGGCGTGCGGGCTGCATTTGCGCCGTGA
- a CDS encoding DUF4339 domain-containing protein encodes MNIHIARNNQQLGQFSLVEVNGGIASGRFLPGDLAWWEGAPGWTRLDTAPGVVVPANLPPPMPPLPAHAAAAPAKSGGSYTAGRNVGDEPRCNIPGHSL; translated from the coding sequence ATGAACATCCACATCGCGCGGAACAACCAGCAGCTTGGACAGTTCAGCCTCGTCGAGGTAAACGGCGGCATCGCCAGCGGGCGATTTCTGCCCGGCGATCTCGCGTGGTGGGAGGGCGCGCCCGGCTGGACCCGGCTAGACACCGCGCCCGGCGTGGTGGTGCCCGCAAACCTGCCGCCTCCGATGCCGCCCCTGCCAGCGCACGCGGCGGCCGCGCCGGCGAAGTCCGGCGGCAGCTACACAGCGGGCCGGAACGTCGGCGACGAGCCGCGATGCAACATTCCCGGCCACTCGTTGTGA